In the Scatophagus argus isolate fScaArg1 chromosome 11, fScaArg1.pri, whole genome shotgun sequence genome, ACATAACTTAGGCACTGAAACGTGTAGACATGTATGTACATATCCATACAAATACCTGCTGCAAATTCACAGACAGGAATTTGCAGTATGGTGACCAACTCCAAATCAGCGAGAAATGACCCACGTTAGTTGAAGCAAAGCTTATTCAGAAACTTCAGTCGAACCACTGCACATGAGAGTGATTTCTTATAAAACAACTGCCTTCAGACAGTTAGCTGTTGCTGAACAAAATCAAATCCAAGCTCATGTACGAGGTACTGTGTTCTTGACAAACGCTAGTGCTGCttttgccattaaaaaaaaagttgtgtatCAAGTTTACAAACATGCAAAATTGACGCTTCCGCTcacaattttcaaaataaaacaattattcaACCAACGAGCTGAAGCGTTTTGTGGAGTTCAATTTCAAGTGCCACAGTGAAAACGGTGTAATACATACTAAGACGAAATGTGTCGTGGGTAACTTTAAGTGTTTACCATTTACCCTTAAACCGTTACTAAACTGTTAGTTAAAATCTGCTAGCCGACGTGTTAACTGGATGGTTTCTAAGCAGCTCCGTTAGCCAGTTAGTTGACTGCTAACTAGCTAATGGCTTTTACAACGCTGCCACGACAGCTTGAAACTGTACGTCTACGTTAGCTACCTTAGCTCTGCTTGCATGTCGTTAGCGTGCCTGTTCCAGTCAGGAGCCCGTAGACATCCTCGTCCCTATTTTTCACCAGTCGTGACCAGGCCGAAACGGCTGGCTGCTGGTTGCCTGACTCCGACGCCgaaacatctgctgtgtggcCCCTAGCTAAAGACACTTGTGTCGGCACTGGCCAGCCCGCAAACGCTGAAGCCTCCTAGACGCGGGTCTACATCCACATCAACACATTGCTGATGATGGTCCAAGTCACCAGCAACCCCTTGACTGCGACTACTTAGCAAACCCTGACTGTTTTGCCAGCTACCAGGGACTGAAATACTCACCCCGACAGAAGCTAGATATAGCAATGTCAAGCGGTGACTGTATCGAGGAGGTACGGGTGGCGTGTACCCAGAGCGATCACCCAAGTCGAGTATCTTTCCTCCAAATGATCCCTCTCTCAGCGAGCAGCACGTCCGTATGATCTCTCCACACTGCAATGGTGCTGAACCACAGTGGGACGCGATTGGCCAGACTGTGCGGAACTCGGTACGCTTTGGTAAGCAGAAAGCTAAGGCTACCTGCAGGGGGAGCCGCAGTGATGCCTTCATCGCTGTCGGAAAATTTAGGATTACGCGTTGAGCTCATTCTCCACTGACTGTAAATTAAGTATTAAGTTAAGTATATTATTATGTCAATGGCACTTACCCAGCTTGATAAAGAAACCTAAATATACCGATTTTAGAGGATGTTTAAACAGACAGCAGTAGAAAATCTCAAAGTAAAGGTGATTAActggaaaatattaaaacaagttaaaatataAGAAACACAGCGATAGCATTCAAAagtaaataacattaaatattacacTTTTTAGGCCTACATgacgcttttatccaaagcgacttTGTTTTCAACTATAATCCAATTATTGCCAGAATCAAAATACATCAGCTtcattaaataaactgaataatttaAGTGCTGAAGCCTGTCCTCATCATTACCTGGGTgttaaaatgattattattattattttttaaatagtcAGTAAATGGATTTTGTTCGAGATACCGACACTACATACAGTCAATGTGCCACGGATTATGCCTTtaagcttcttctttttttttttttttttgttataaaaGCCACCGCCTATTTGACTTTCACTTTCGCTTTAGTTTCCGCAATGTTTTTTGCGTTTTGAAACGCAAGAAATGCTGGCAATTCGCATGAACCAATCCTAATTAAGAGTGCTGGTCTCAGTTCATTTGTCTCTGACTTCATGGGATTTCGATTGACGTTTACGTGCAAACGTACTTCCCCAAAAAGAATATTTAGTCGTGCGTCATTTTGTCTGCGTGGGTTTCTGAGGTACTCACTGAGGTCGGGCTTTTGTGAGATTCTAACATTGTGAGGTAGGTTGTCTCATTAATCCTCTCAGTTATTGATTAATTCTTTGTTATATTTAATGACCCATTATTCGGTTCTCAGACCTACCACGGTATTTAATATGATCCCATTTGTAGGCATACCATCCATCAGATAACGTCTCTATTATCAAAGTCCATGGCTGCTCCGGACCAATATCAGCTTCAGGTGATTAATCAGATAGCAGAGGCACTCAGCAGTGATGAACGGGAAAGGCTGTTCTACCTATGTGGAAGCTGGGACACGGACAACAGTGTGGTTTGCTTGAAGGAGATGCTGAAATGTAAAGTAATGCACCATGGGACCGATAACCAGTTGCTGGGAGAGCTGATGCTGGAATTGAGACGTTTTGATATCCTGAGGAAGGTGTGTAAAACCAGCAGAGATGAGGTGGAGAGGACACTGATGAACAGGCAGGTTCTGCCAAGATTCAGGTAAGATGCGTTTTAAGACTCCATATTGGTcctaaatatattaataatcCATGTTTACATACTTTGGTTCTCAAGGTAATCATGAGTTTTCCTTACTGCAGAGTGCTGATGTCCAATATCAGTGAAGATATGGCCAGTGAAGATCTGAACAGTGTGAAATTCTTGTTAGTGGGCACATTATCCCGTGAGAAGATTGAAAGCGCTAAGgtgaaaaatacaaagagaagTTTGGTTTTTTATCACCACTGACTGTGAATGGTATTATCACTTACTCAAACTGTcgttcttgtgtgtgtgaggggagtTTTGCCGTGATGTCACTTGACAGAAATATGTCAAATACTTTTTAAACTTGCattctgaggggaaaaaaaactaacttccctttctctctttcgtGACAGAGTTTCCTGGCTGTGATAATTGAACTTGAGAAGCTGGATATCGTTTCACCTCAAAAAGTCGACTTCGTGGAGGAATGTCTGCTAAACATCGACAGGATTGACCTATCTAAAAAAGTGACCGCCTACAAGATGTCAGGTGGGActgtatttcactttttattgcaTACAGTGTATGCAAAGTATAAGATATTTAAATCTTCTATAGGCCAGTAAATGCTGAAAATGggagatgaaaatgaatgattctttttgtgtgtgtgctcatatgACTGAATGGTTCACCACaggtatataaataaatcacatcacatGGCACAGGCTGTAGTTTCCCTAACCTAGAGGAAACTAGATCATGCATGTAGAAGAACAGAAACCCGCTTTTACCCGTTGACCATCTATTGTTCACACGATTTGCTTCACTCACACACCTGACAAAGCCTGTTGTGTTCATTAATACTAGCTTAATGTCCACAGAAGTACTGTTAAAATGCCATACCTCAGTTGGACACCCGCGATAATACAGCACTAAACTCTGCATGTATTAAACCATATGTTTTAGCTCACTCCAACTATCATGTCTCAATCTTACTTTAAACTACTAAAAACAGAACCTTAGTCAAACCAATACAAATGTTTTCCTTCAACATGTACACATCCCCAGACTGTACTTTTTGAAatagtgtgtgtttgcccaAGGACCACATATCTGCGCCCCACATAAAAAGTTTCTTGCACAGACTTGATAGAGAGAGATACCAATGTCTATAAATTATTTagaacaaaaacatacagatgGGGAATTCACATTACAGTCCTACATAGAAAACCTGGAAATAGATCGTGACCAAGTAACTTCACATCCACATGCAGCCAAAGcatgcatttttgaaaaaaaatcctaaaattacagtattttttatatctttcattACTTATATTTacttgtatttgtctgtgtgcacctgTCACAGTTGGAACAGCTGAATATCATCCATCTCAACAGCAAAGGTGCAAAGCTCCAGTGAGTATGAGTACAAAAGTCAGTATTCACTGTATTCATTTACCATctcataaaacaaaaccttttcaaaACATCTTCCCCTTAGAAACCATTGACCCTAGCGATTGGTTCTCGTCCTCTACCGCCAACGAGACAAGGACAGTCCCTCCACAGTGGTAAGACAAGCAAATCAAAGCAACGacaaatatatgtatttttctgAGATACTGTAAGTGAAACAAGGTCACCAGTAAACATTATTTCACGTAGCTGTTcagtaaaaacacaggaaaGCCCCAGATCACCCACTGTCTTCCACTTTGGTATTTACAGTACCACATTGCTCTTCAGCGGTAACAGAAACCATGCCAGTGTCTGTGTACAGAGAGCAAACCTGTCAGGTAAGGTTTTCACTCATTATTTATGCAGGTTTATATGTACATGATCGAGTTTGGTTTAACtaataaaatgcatttgtgaaaCTGGTTTGCTTGTTCTTTTGCATTACAGAGTCAACTAGATGCGTACAAATTTAACACTAATTCAAGAGGACTTTGTGTCATCATAGACTGCGTGGGTAATGATGGAGGTGAGACACTTTGTATCTACAGTTCATTGGTGGCAAAAGTATTCACTTTTATTATTACACATGTAATACCTGTATCTCAGTGTAGAAACACAAGtgaaaagtcctgcatttaaaaatcATACTTAATTAAAGCTTAGGGGTCGTGAGACAATTAACAGGTGGGGAAAGATGAAAGTATGATCTTACCTTTCTTGTCCTCTGACAGTTCTTTAACTGAAACCCTGTGGCAAGTTTTGAGAGGAAAATGTCCTTTTGGTGGAAATGCTAATAACTCACAGACGTGGCTGTTCCCAAGAAgccagtgtgtttttgtaagaGAGCACTAGCCAAAAATGTCAGGAACCACCAGTTTTAACACAgtgtttatattatatatttcccatatgtatttttttatgtaaaatagtATGAATAATGTGAGAACGGACTAGTAACTatagctgtcagataaatataGCGGTGGAACGAAGGACATTATTCGAAATGTAATAGAGAAAGAatataaagcagcagaaaacaaacctgCTTAGTTACATGTACCACTGAAAAATTATGTTTCTGCAAGTACTCAGATCAGATTAttagttggacaaaacaagcaaatacaTGGAGATATATTTAGGAGCAGCTGtagtctgatgtttttttttttcattaatctcTCAGACATGTTGGAGCAGACGTTTAAGGCCCTCCACTTTAACGTTGTCCTCCACAAGTGGCTGAGTGCGGAGGacactttctctgctctcagaGGGACgttcagacagagagagaacctTGAATGTGACGGCTTTGTCTGTTGCATCATTAGCCGTGGTACGACAAATTATCTGCTGGGTACTGACTCACACGGTGAAGGTCTACATCTGGACCACGTCAGGCGTCTTTTCACTGCTGATTCGTGCCCAATGCTGGCTGGCAAGCCCAAACTCTTCTTCATCCAGCGGTACAACATCTCCGAGTTTCAGCTCCGTGCTAGGATGCGCCACCAGGATGAGGATCTGGAGACGGATGGGTGTCAAACACTTCCAAGTCGCGATGTCATCCCTACAGATGCAGACGTGTTCTGGAGTCACTGCTGGACGGATGATGGTCAGCTGGAACAAGGAAACCATCGATCGATTTACCTGAAGGGTCTGACAGATGCCTTACACAGAGGCCAAAGGAGGTACAGGCAAACAGTCAACAGCAAATTCAGCGTCTGTTTAGCATAGGACAGTTTCCAGGTAAGCTATAGACCATAAAAGCCATGTACTAAACGCTTATTTGTGTtctgacaggaaaacacatcTTGTTGATGTTCATACCGAAGTGAATGGGGCCATCTTTGAGCATAACAAGAGGAATTCTGGAGCAAAGTACCACATCGAGGTGAAACATACTTTACGGAAAAATCTTTACTTGCAATAGGAAACTTAGAGCTATCACTTTTGGTAAATCTTCAACAATATCAGTTATATATTAATGTCATATATTCCGTGCCACAGAAGAACCTTTCCTTAACTGTGTACTTAGTGACACCTGGTGGTTGCATTAACTCAAAGCAAAACttatttaattgtttgtttttatgttaatttatttgatGATTGAAATTTTTTACTCAGTATGTTATGAAGACATCAACTATAATATCAAACATGCAAATGTACATGTGCAACAAAGTAGTAGTGGTATAATGGGACACCAACTCCTAACCCAAACCCCAGAGAAAACAATAGACACTTGGAAAcaacaaacccaatgtctacaCGTAATCACACATAACCTGCTGCGTTTTTGAAGCATAAATGTGAATGCCATTTTTCTTGCCATATGCAGTGCAGCTAAACCGATAGCTaatatgtacatgtattttattttattttttagaatatCACTTTTATGATCTCTTTAAGTTTGTGTGgttaattgtttttgtaaatggGGACATTTGGGGTGTAGTCAACACTACATTTGATCCGTCCGCCTGTCATTGTTTGTATGATGACACCTCTGAATACTTGtattacatttaatgttttaatattttcctgttttgttttaacttggatatatgcattttctgtgttttatcttaatgcaaaaagagagagagataagtgcgttataaataaatgcaagtATGTGTGACAATAGCCAACCTGATCTAGGAACTACTCtctctatatttttctttactgttttcagtagtaaagaaaatatattttactggTTCCTGAAATGAAAGAGGCAGTAAGTCAGTGTACCTTTAATACCttcaatatatttttacaataaGTTGAACTCAATTgcatattttgtgttgttttagtttcttttcttttaaacatttctgtacTCTTTGCTAGATTACAATGAAGTTAAAGAACAATGATTAAAATATAAAGACCTACATGTTCATAGGGTCAATTGATGTCCAGTGCCAACGTCATTTGTGTTCAAGAGGCAGGAACCGAGGCGGTAATTGTAATGTATATTGGGGACACATATGTTGACTCCACGGTCAAGAACTTGGCAGGACCATAGGGACTCCTCCCAATGTCCAGTCATTTCTTTGACAGGATCTTCTCCCTaccaggttttgtttttggcagaCCTCCTATGGTCTGCTATAGACTATAGACTAAGTCGATACTACTTTCAGGTGGATTAACGACCCAGGACCCATACAACCAAACTACTGCTGAACTGATGACCTTTATCTGTCCTGCTCACCCAACAGTCTGTCTTACAACCATTTCCATTCTTTAAAACCTGACTCCAATTTCAAGAATTTGAAGGCCTAATCACTACATTAATGGATTATATATGGTAATTTGTAACTTTACATTAATCTAATAATTCATTTCTCGTCAAGTGCTTTGACACGCTCActttaaaatatcttttacGTAAACAATTTAGTCACATGTTTGTTTGAGCCCCCCAGGATTCCCCTAGGCtaaagtgaaagtgaatgtAAAGCAATTGTGTGAACTTTGCCAGATTCCCACAGTAACCTTGTAGGTGGGTAAGGACCACACTTAAGACAGCCCTTCAACTGACGTTGTCTTCCATTTTATACACTTGAACTTGCTTGGACTAACTAATTCCACTTCAACTTCAATTTATCACCTACACCTAGCAGAAGTAAATCGACACTTCAGCTTCGTTCAGCATTTAAAGTTAGGCTGAAACTTCAGCTCCTTTCATCACTTCCCTGTGTTTAAACTATTCGAAATGTTTATCAACACTTGCATTTTGTCGCAACATTTAGCCCTTTCAAGTTATAAACAGGATTTTTGTTGCAGgttttcagttgtttgtatCCTCACAATCTAAACTAACAATCTCAATAAGCATCTAGtgagtcaaaaaaaaataagtgattGTTTTTTAGTGTGACATCAACCAAAttaccaaatgtttttttttttcaataacaACAATATCTCCAAAGTCGCACCACATGGGCCACGCAGCACTGTGATCGTGACAGTAGGAGGCAGGCAAGTTTTATGAGCATATTAGGACACCGCGTGCAGCACACGAGCACGCGCACAGACACGAGAGCAGAGCTCGTGGACGTGCACGGTCAGGGCTGCTGTTGCTATGATGCAATGGCGACTGCGCCGTGGGAAGCGAGCGAGGAGTTGAATGAGTTCCCTCCACAGTTGAAGTGAAGCAGCCGCCGACAGTCAGCCCAGGACACCGTCAGTGCCGCCGAGGGACAGACAGCAGGAACGGAGACACTGGCAGGACCTTGTCCTTCCACTCTACATGGAAACGCACAGCCAGGTGTGTCTGCTAGCCTCGCAGCTAGCCGTGTCATGACGGTTGGAGAGATTTCTCACACATCTGTACGACGTTGCAGCGAGACGGCAGAAGCACCAACACCCTGTTTGCCCTCCGCAGCCGAATCCAAGTGAGGAGGGTtgttcttctcatttttttttccatttctggtCGCATTAGCCTCCTCACCTGCGACTCGGTGGACCTATTTGCGCTTTTTACCGGACCACCATGGCTGAGAGAACCTCCAGCGGGTTGCTAACGATGATGTTGGAGCCCACACCGGCTGTCGCTATGACCCTGCCGACGGAGGTCCGGGAGAAGCTTgcggagctggagctggagctctCTGAAGGTAAGTTGACAGTAAACGTGTCAACGAAGTATGTGAACGCACCGTGTGGCCAAAGCACGCTTCCTGGAGGAGTGCTTTTAATCATAGCTCTTACATATGACAGCTTTCAGAAACCACCGCCCTTTATCTTGGCATTGTGGCTCATGCTTGAAAAACATGCCAGCATCAGCGAAGCCCCTCTGCTACTATCAGTCGTTACCTAAACTCAACTTCAGCTGTAGTTTTCTCCTTATGACTGTCAACTGCTGCAGCACAGGGAATTGCTGAACTAAATTATACTGGTTAATGGGTTGGGCAAATTCACTTCTGATGAAGACAAGCTCTTCTGTTGTCCCGACATTATAAATATCACACGTTCAAACTCCAAATACCGTATTTGATCAGATGGCTATCTGCCTCAACGGTAACAGCTGAGCTGACACACCCATACTGCTGTTGTGTGGATATGCTTTTCACATAACCGGAGGGTTTGTCCCTTTCTGAAAATGAGAGTTAAGAACCAGCACAGGTCTCATCTCGTCTGACCAGCTCTGTAATGGTGAGGGAACCATGAAATTAAAAGGTCATCAGAAAAGTTGAATCAGTGAAGAATATCCTTACATTGCTCAACACTGACAACATGGGTTTTTATTTGCATCATGTTTGGATCACAGTAAAAGAACTTTGCTGATATTGCCATGGATTTACTTTGATAAACTTTaggacaaaaacagcaaagataTAGGAGTTTGAACATGGCGATATTGCAGGTCTAAAAAGTATTGTGATCTAATTTTCTAGACATCAGGCCAAGTCAAGTGTCTAAATTATCTTATATGTGAATTCTTTGAGTTTgagttcactttttttttcagaatcagatgTTTTGAAcccccaaaaaaaataaatcgaCCTGCTGACAGAAATGCAACGTCATTATATACCCGAACAAAGTCCTGCGCAATAAGAAAGGAGTGTTTCCTGATTTGATTTATTACCCTTACCTAATTACTTTCCTTGATGTTTTCCCTAAAGGACAAATTACTGTATGCAGCCTTCATGTAGCTGAGTAAATCTTTATACCTAACCATCTTAACAAACAGTTTAGCCCCTCCGAGCcccatataaaaataaaacacgaAATTACCGATATTTGTGCAACTTGTCAGGTGAAACCTgcatgatttgtgtttttttcttggtaTTAGTTGCCAGAAAGACTTAACATTTAACTGCAGTCCCTCAGTCCTGTACCAAGTAAATAAAGATGGGCTCATCCTCCTGTTGACTTTAAACCTTAAAGTGCAGAGTTTCAGTGCACTGTAAATACAAGGGTACTTGTTTTCCACAaagcttttcttgtgttttttttgttagtaCAATGAGACTCATTGTTTAACTGTCCTCCTTTAACTTGGGCAGTCCTCACGTGGAAAAATGAGCTGAGCTGTCGTACTAATTAATGACCTACACTGAGTCTGATTAGATTTGGGATTTGACCCTGGGGTGTGACCCTGTGACTCTTGCCAACTCCAGAGAAATACTGCAAGCCAATAAGTGTAGTCTTAGAAGTTTAGATAATAGAAAACCCACTGACCCGTGGCCAAAGTCTTTTCTCTGTCCATGTTAGCTGTGTGAAGTAGCACCACACCAGGGTTAGGAATAAACCAAAGGTGTCCACTTAGATAAGCACAGTAACTGCCACTGAGGCCCCTAATGGGACAGGCATGTTTTCAGGAGCGCCTACCAAATTAATCTATATCTGTCcagtttcctcttcctgctctccaCATGTCACATCCTGCCATGTTGGAGCTCTGATAGCAGCGTATCCCCGACTCTGTTGCCTTCTGCTACTCTTTCTGgcttttcttctgttgtctcTTACCCAGCGCCTCTCCCTTTCACTGCCTGTCTGCACCTCCATGTTTCCTCTATTTTATCCCTGATCAAAGAAGGTGATGTCATTCTCTTTAGGCTAAAGAGAAATCaacctcttttttccccccactctCAAATCCTATTCCTGTACACTGCTGTGAACTTTTCACCTCTCTGTGATGCCCTTCATTTGCCTCCTCGCTGCATCCTGCCTCAGGACAGAATAGACATCTCATTTTATTGGAAGGAGATGAGAGCCTGAGAATCCTGCAGGTTTTCTATCCTTCCCAATCAACTGTTCTCGTAGGGATTTAAAGTCAGACATGTCCCACTGACAGACACATCTTGGTTTTTAGTATGCATGGGTGTtccagcaggtgtgtgtgaatgtgcaggaACACTGTATTATTCATGGAGTTGAATAGATGTGTCATGTATGTTTTCTTAAGCAGtttagcagcagcatcagcttgAGACAGTTCAGCAACTCAGCTAGATAATATTCCAGCATCAGCAGCTTAGGCCTGCTGATGTGTGAAATAAGCAATCTGTGCTCTCTTATTGTGGTTATAATAAATTGTGTTTCCTCCAGAGATGCATTTGTTCTCAATTTATCtctctttgtttgtatttcttggTAAACACGTATCctaaaatgtttcaaatacTTCACTCTATGATCCTACGGTCCTTTAAAATCCTGCGCCACTTTGAATGTGCAggtattcattttgtttacctCTTGTCACAAGGCAGTTCtgttcagtttattcagttaATAATTTTAGTTAGATAAATTTGAAATCACTCCACACTTTTACTGTTTAGACTGAGGTTGTTTTGTGAAACAGGATTACTCAATAATCTGAATACCTTCACAAAGTTAAACCTGGAAAACCTGATTTAATGACCTTAAAGTAAGTAAAAGGGTTTTTATGGCTTCTCAAAATTCAGCTTTAATTCTTTAGTTTTCTTTcataacattaaatatacaaaataagCATCAGTCAAAGTTATTAGAGGCATGGTATGATGTTATGAGAAAAAGGTGTAGTTcagtttacatttcagttttggtATGGATTGAGTAAACAATATGTAATTAATTTCTGAGCTTTAGCAATTCTGATGTTgaattttgttacctttgtaCAGAGCCAGGCAATGTGTTATGTTAAGCTATCCAGCTGCTGGCTGATGCAACACATTTACTGCACTGGACATAAGACTGATATCAGTCCTGTCATcaaactcttggcaagaaataATTGTATTcccccaaaatgtcaaaactatTATCTGTTATTCCTTTGTACCTAATCTGCTGGATCaagactgtgtgaatgtggtttGATCAGATTTTGATTGACAGTAACTAAACAACCCACCAACTGTTATTATCTCTGAGTCAGATGTTGCCCTATCCTGGTTGACACGCGCaagtttttgatgttttctaaCTTAGCTCCACTCACTTCAAACCAATGAGAAGAAACgcaacacaaaaatacaaacacagcaatcattcacagaaatgttaaataacCAAA is a window encoding:
- the LOC124067665 gene encoding CASP8 and FADD-like apoptosis regulator; amino-acid sequence: MAAPDQYQLQVINQIAEALSSDERERLFYLCGSWDTDNSVVCLKEMLKCKVMHHGTDNQLLGELMLELRRFDILRKVCKTSRDEVERTLMNRQVLPRFRVLMSNISEDMASEDLNSVKFLLVGTLSREKIESAKSFLAVIIELEKLDIVSPQKVDFVEECLLNIDRIDLSKKVTAYKMSVGTAEYHPSQQQRCKAPKPLTLAIGSRPLPPTRQGQSLHSVPHCSSAVTETMPVSVYREQTCQSQLDAYKFNTNSRGLCVIIDCVGNDGDMLEQTFKALHFNVVLHKWLSAEDTFSALRGTFRQRENLECDGFVCCIISRGTTNYLLGTDSHGEGLHLDHVRRLFTADSCPMLAGKPKLFFIQRYNISEFQLRARMRHQDEDLETDGCQTLPSRDVIPTDADVFWSHCWTDDGQLEQGNHRSIYLKGLTDALHRGQRRKTHLVDVHTEVNGAIFEHNKRNSGAKYHIEVKHTLRKNLYLQ